One Gemmatimonadaceae bacterium genomic window, ATGTCGAGATCCCAAGCGACGTCAAATACATAGAACAAGTGGTCGAGCTCGCGACACGTCAGTGTCGCGAGTTGCATCTGCCTCCGCACAAATGCTCCCTCAACGTCCCGGTGGCGCTTTCGGAGGCGCTGTCGAACGCCATTCTCCGCGGCAATGCCAACGGCCAGGGAAAGGTGCGGATTCGCGCGGTGATAAGGGACGACGCCGTCGTGTTCGACATAACGGACGAAGGAGCCGATTTCGACATCGACGCGATGCGAGTCGAGCCAACACCCGAGACCATCCTGCGCGAGGAGGGCCGGGGCCTCTTTCTCATGCACCGCCTCATGGACAGAGTCGAGCACAGCTATGATCGCGGCAACAAAATAAGACTCACACTCCGTCGCAAATGAGAGAGCTCGAGACGGTCCTCGTTGCATTCCGCGACATAACGCAATGCGAGGCTGCCGTCTGGAGGGCTCCCGAGGGGGATGTTGACGCGCTTGTCCCGGTGGCGCGCTCCGGCCCGCGGCTCGAACGTCCCGACAAGGTTCCGGTTGGGAAGGACGCCAGTCCAATCGCGTCGAACGACGGCAAGATGCTCGTCGCGCAGGTGCCGGGCATCAAGCGGACCTGGCTGGCCGTCGCGCCGTGCGAGCCCGGAGGTGAACCAGAGGAAAAGCATCTCCGGCTCCTGCTGCCGTTTGTCGTGCAGGTTCTTCGCGGTGCGCAAGAGGTCGACCACGCTGCGCTCGAGCTCGCAGAGCGATACGAGGAGATCAATCTTCTCTACACGATCGGTGAGATTCTCGGCCGCACGGTGACGCTCGAGGAGGCGGCAACCACAATCCTCACCGAGATATCGGAAACCGTCGGTGCGCGGCACGCATCGATTCTGGTTCACGACCCGACGACTGATACGCTGCACGTCGTTGCGGCGATCGGTCATGGCTCGCAGGGCGGCCCGCCAATCGCCGTCAACGATCCCGTCTGTGTCTCGGCGCGCGTGTTCCGCACGCAGCACCCGCTGACTGTAGACGAGGGCGAGATGGTTTGTGACGCCGAACGGCCGTATCGGCGCGGGCAGATGCTGTCTGTCCCGATCATGTGGACCACCCCGTCGGGCGGCGAGCCGCTCGGCGTCGTCAATCTTTCGGACCGCAGGTCGCACCAGCCGTACAGCGCCGGGGATCAGAAGCTCGTTGCCGCGATAGCAACGCAGATTGGAACCGCGATTCAGAACGCCCGGCTCGTGCGGGCATCGCTCGAGCAGCAGCGGCTGCTACAGGAGATGAATCTGGCCCACGATCTCCAGATGAAGCTCCTGCCGAATCCTGCGATCGTCGCGCCGGAAGCAAAAGTCGCTGCGCGTGTCGTTCCCGCAGAAAGCGTCGGTGGAGATTTCTATCATCTCTTCCGCATTCCGGGAGGACGAACGGGCGTCATGATAGGCGACGTGTCGGGTCATGGGTATCGCGCCGCCCTCATCATGGCCCTTGCGATGAGCGCCGCCGCCATCCATGCGCAGAATGCGGCCGACCCCGGTGAGATGCTGTCGATGCTCCTTGGGACTCTCCGGGAGGAGCTTGCGACGACCGAGATGTTCATCTCGATGTTCTTCGGCGTGCTCGAAAAAAAATCCTCGACTCTGCGGTACTCGAACACGGGTCATCCTCACGCGTTCATCTTCGGATCGTCGGGCCCACCTCGACGGCTCCACGCGCACGGCCCACCACTTGGCATGACCGACGAAGCGCCCGGCGCGAACGCCGAGCCGTGGCGAAAGGGTGAAGATCTTCTCGTGCTCTTCACCGACGGCATCATCGATGTCATCAATCCGGCCGGAGACCGGCTCGGCGAGCAGAAGGTTCTCGACGTAGTAAGCGAAAGCCGCGCCCTTCATCCGGACGAGATTTTGCGGCGTGTGTTCGACATGCTCGGCGAGTATACCGGCGGCGCGCCGAGTGCCGACGACCTGACGCTGCTCGTCCTGCGAAGCTGACCGTTGCCCCGTAAGCGGGGCTTTCCCCCCGTACTCAAGCGGTTCGGGCAGCATTTTCTGAACGATCGCGACGCGCTGACGGCGATCGCCGACGCGGCTCAACTCGACAAGAGCGACGTTGTGGTTGAGATCGGACCTGGCAGAGGTGCGCTGACGGACTTGCTGCTCGAGCGTGCCGGCCGCGTCATCGCTGTTGAGATCGATCGTGAGCTGGTGGACAGGCTGCGAAAATCCCACGAAGGGGTCTCTCGGCTCACCGTGATCGAAGGCGACATCCTCTCACTCAGGTATGAGGACATCGTGGGCCAGCCTTTTTCAGTTGTCGGCAACGTCCCGTACTACATCACGACACCGATTCTCTTCGGGCTGCTGCAGCCACCGCTGCCGGTTCGCGCCGTTCTTCTGGTTCAGGAAGAAGTCGCGGAGCGAATCGTCGCGGCACCCGACTCGCGCGCTTACGGAGCGCTGTCGGTGAATGTCCAGGCGGTTGCGCGAGCGGAAATCGTGAGAAGCGTGCCCGCGAGCGCATTCACGCCGCCGCCCAAGGTCGAATCGTCGGTGATGAGGTTCACGCCACTGGAAACGCCGCTCGTTCCGCTGGATGAGCTGGTAGAATTTCGGACGTTCGTGCAAGCCGCGTTCGGTATGCGGCGCAAGCAGCTCGCGAACATCCTGCGATCAGTACGAAGTCTGTCACTCGACGAGGCCACGGCCGTGCTCGAAGGGCATGGGGTCGACCCCCGAGCGCGGCCCGAGACTCTTTCTCCTTCCCAGCTAGCGGTGCTGATGCGGGCGAGTCGCTCGTGAGCCCACATGCTCGCGGCTGGAGCGTTACAGCAGGAACCTAGGCCTGAACGTCGTCAGTCGCCCTTATTCGTGAGAGCGAACGTGAGACCCTCGAGCTCCATCGCCATATTGACGGTGCGGAGAGCAACATCGTCGGGCACGTTGAGCTGCACCGGAGCAAAGCTGAGGATGCCCTTGATGCCCGCCTTCACGGCGCGATCAACGAGCTTTTGCGCCACCTCGGCTGGCACGGCGAGCACGGCGATCTGGAAGTTGTGAGCGACGATGTCACGCTCGAGCTGCGCCTCGTCCCGCACCGTGACGCTTCCCCAGCGTGTCCCGATCTTGGACGGATCGCTGTCGTAAACTCCGCTCACGATGAAGCCGCGCTCAGCGAAGCCGGCATAGCGGGCGAGAGCCGCGCCAATCTTCCCTGCGCCGATGATGCACACCCGCCATTGGCGGCCAAGGCCGAGAATCTTGCGGAGGCGCGACGAGAGCTCGGGTACGGAGTAACCGAGACCCCGCTTGCCGAACGATCCAAAGAACGACAGGTCTTTTCTGACCTGTGCCGAAGTGGTGCCGCCAAGCTTGGCGAGGTCGTCGCTCGATGTTGTCCGAACTCCGCGAGCTTCGATTTCGTCGAGGAAGCTGAGGTAGAGAGACAGGCGGCGTATTGTTGATTCAGCTATCCGTTTCACGCAGGCTTGTGAATTAGTTCACAAGTTAGTGGAACTGCGAGTCGGTCGGCAAGGAAACAGCCTTTATCCTTTTCCGTTTCCGTACGGGTACGGGGACCGGCTGACGGGAAACAGCTGACGCGCAACGGATTATTTTGATTTCAATGGCAGTGCATGTGACTTCGGAGATCGGCAGGCTAAAGTCAGTCCTCGTCCACCCTCCGGGCGCCGAGCTCTACGCGGTGACCCCCTCGACAAGAGAAGATTACCTCTACGACGACATCATGGACGTGCCGGCGGCGCAGCGCGAGCACCGTCGATTCGTCGCAATCCTCGAGCGTTTTGCCGAGGTGCACTACGTACATGATCTCCTGACGGAAGTTCTTTCCGACGCGGACGTAAAGCAGCTGCTGATTCGCGACACGCTCGACATTCTGCCGTCCGTTCCCCTAGCGCGCGAGCTCGAGGAAATGGCTCCCGCCGATCTGGCCCGCGCGCTCATCGAAGGCCGCGAGGAAGCACCGGGCCCCCTCGCCAGCGCGCTCAATGAGGGTGGCTACGCCCTGCCGCCGCTGCCCAATCTGTTCTTCACGCGCGACGTCGCAGTCGGCCTGAACGAGCACATCATGATCGGGTCGATGCGCTACAGCATCCGCTGGACTGAAGCGCTTGTGATGAAAGCCATTTTCACCCACAACCCGCGTCTGCAGAACAAGGGGATTGTCTACGACGGCTCCATGGAGCACAGGCTGAACTACACACTGGAGGGCGGAGACGTCCACCCGATACGCCGCAACACGCTGATGATCGGGTTCAGCGAGCGGTCGAGTCCGGCCGCGATCGACCAGCTGGCTTCAGTGCTCTTCGCCAACACCGACATCGAGGACCTGATCATCGTCGTGATGCCAGGCGAAGACATCGCGATCCATCTCGACATGATCTTCACGCAGGTCGATAGGCAGCTGTGCGTGGTTCATCCTCCGCATTTCATCGGGCCGGGCCGGCTGCCGATCCTGCTCTGGAAAAAGGGCGCGTCGAGCATGCGTGAGATGCCGAGCGTGTTTTCGGCGCTCGCCGAATGCGGCGTTCCCATGGAGCCGGTGTTGTGTGGTGGCGAGCGGCGAATGATGCAGGAGAGGGAGCAGTGGTCGTCGGGCTGCAATTTCGTTGCAGTCCGGCCGGGCCTTGTCCTATCATATGCGCGCAATGAGCTCACACACCGGGAAATGGAGAAGGCGGGATTCGATATCATCAACGCGGGTGATTTTCTCTCGGGAGAGCGAGCGATTTCTGAGGAGAGTCGAGCCGTCATTACTTTCGACGGTGGCGAGCTGGTGCGCGGCGGCGGTGGAGCGCGGTGCATGACGTGTCCTCTGGTCAGGGACGAGCCGTGGAGCTGACACGGGTGGGAACCGCGCGAGCCAACGAAACGGCGCGCGGCATTGGCACGCGAATGGAATCGACGATCCTTGCTGAGCGGGCGGCGCACTTCCTCGAGAGCGGGCCTGCCGATCCCGTGGCGCTGATCAGTCACGTCTGCAATCTCCCGGGCGCTCCGCTCATCGTGGCCGAGCACATGGCGCAGGCAATCTTCTCCGGCCGTCCCGAATTCGTGCGTGACGATGTCGGCAGGTGGCTCCTCCATGCTCCAGCGCCTGCGTACACTGTTGAGATCGACATGTCAGACGTCGACTTCGATACCGCGCTGGCGCGTGCGCGGCGTCCCGACCCCGACGTCCTCAGCGGACTCTCGTACGTGGTGGTCGACGTGGAGACCACAGGCACTCGCCATTACGCCGGAGACCGGATTACCGAGATAGCTGCGGTTGTAGTGCGCGACGGGCGCGTGACCGAAGTGTTCGAGACGCTCGTGAATCCTCAGCGTTCGATTCCTCCGTTTGTGACGCAGCTCACGAACATCACGTGGGAGATGGTCAAGGACGCGCCCACATTTCGAAAGGTCGAATCGCAGCTACTCGATGTGATGGCGGGACATGTCTTCGTTGCACACAACGCGAACTTCGACTGGCGCTTCATCTCGAGCGAGGTGCGGCGCGCATCCGGCCGCGAGCTCATCGGCCGGCGCCTCTGCACGGTGAAGCTCGCTCGGCGGCTTCTCCCGCAGCTGCCTCGGCGGTCGCTCGACTACATCGCGGGATACTACGGAGTGGAGATAACGGCGCGTCACCGCGCAGGGGGCGATGCAATAGCGACCGCTCATTGCCTGCTGCGTCTGCTTTCGGATGCAGCCGACCGAGGTTGTCTCACCTGGAGCGACCTCGATTTCATGATCGGGTTCCGCGCGCGCGCCCGTCGCGCCCGCCGTCGCCGGTCAGCGATGCCGGGCCCCGCGAATACGGACATGACGGCGTGAGCGCGCCGACGCCGCTGGTTGAGAAGCGTGTGGTCGGTGGGCTGACAATCCACGCAATTCAGTCCGGCGGTCAGAAGCTCGACGGTGGCGCGATGTTCGGCGTCGTACCCAAGGTGCTGTGGGAACGGCGGATTCCAGCAGACGAGCGCAACCGCATTCAGCTGGGGATGCGCTGCCTGTTGATCGAGCACGCTTCCGGACTCGTGCTTATCGATACCGGAGCCGGAAACAAGGAAGATCAGAAATTCAAAGCCATGTACGGAATCGAGAACGATGGTGCGGACGGACGGACTTTGCTCGAGGACGGTCTCCGCGAAATTGGCGCGCGCCCCGAGGATGTGGCCATCGTGATCAACACTCACCTGCATTTCGATCACGCCGGAGGGAACACCTATCGCGACGAATCAGGCAAGGTAAAGCCGTCATTTCCGAATGCGCGCTATTTCGTGAAGCGCGGCGAGTACGACTACGCGACTCACACCAACGAGCGCACGAGCGCGAGCTACTTCGAGCGCAACTTCATGCCCGTTGTCGCGACGGGCAAATTCGAGTTCGTGAGCCGCGAACGCGAGATAGTGAAAGGGATTCGCGTCGTTCCAACGCCGGGACACACTCCGTTTCATCAGAGCGTTCTCATCGATTCCGGCGGCGAGCGCGCCTTCTTCCTCGGAGACCTGTGCCCGACTCACGCGCACCTGCCTCTCCCCTGGATCATGGGCTACGACGTCGAGCCGCTCGTGACGCTCGAGACCAAGCGGCGGATTCTACGCCAGGCGGAGGACGAGGGCTGGCTCCTCGTGTTCGAGCACGATGCAAGCGTCGCGTGGGGGAGAGTAGAGCACGACGGGAAAGGCTACGGGCTCAAAGGCGACTGACTGTGCAACGCGCACATCGAGCATCTATGACGAAGGGTGAGAAACGATTTGGCGGATTCAACGGATTCGGCGGATGACTGCAAAACTCTTGGGAACTACGGAACAGCATTGCATCAACTCGGACCGTCGTTGCCGTTAACCAAAGAATTTCCGTAGTATCCGCCGAATCCGTTGAATTCGCTGAATCGGTTTTCACCTTCGTCATAGATGCTTGATGCGAGAAGCGGTTGGTTGTCTTGCCCCGATGTCGGAGATCGTTTAGTGTTATGGAGTTACAAGACGAGAAGCAGGCACTCCCGGCGGAGCGCCTCACCCTCTGGCCCTCGCGCTGAATTGAAGCGAGGCGTGCTGAAGGAGTTCATGCCGAGCGGGGCCGGAGGATCATTCCGGTCTCACTTCCGCGCGGGCTTCTCACAAGGGGCTCGCGCTTCTCGTTTTCAGTTTTCTTCAATTAGAGGTAGCCGAGTATTCAGGACACAACAAAACGTGTACGCGTGAACAGGCAGATTCGCATCAGCCCGCTCCGCGTGATCGCCGCCGACGGCGCTCAGCTTGGGATCATGGATGTGGAAGCAGCGCTGGCCGCCGCGGTGGAGCAGGGGCTGGATCTAGTGGAAGTCGCTCCGTTGGCTCGCCCCCCGGTTGTCCGCATCATGGACTACGGGAAATACAAGTTCGAGATGGCCAAGATGGCGCGGCAGGCTAAAAAGAAGCAGCACGTGATCCACCTCAAAGAAGTGAAGTTTCGTCCTGGAATCGAAGAGCACGATTTCGCCACGAAAACGCGTCATGCGCGAGCTTTCCTGGCGGACGGTAACAAGGTGAAGGTGACGCTGATGTTCCGCGGTCGTCAGATCGCGCATCCGGAGCTCGGCCGAATTGTTGTGAATCGGGTGGCGCAGGAGCTGTCCGACGTAGCGAAGGTCGAGACAGAGCCGAAGTTCGAAGGAAAGTTCATGACGATGATTCTCGCGCCGAAGTAAGCGCGAACACCGTCAATCAACGAATACAGAGACTGAAATGCCGAAAATGAAGAGTCACAGGGGCGCGAGAAAGCGCTTCAAGATCACGGGGACAGGCAAGGTCAAGCGCATGAAGGCCTTCAAGAGCCACATCCTCACCAAGAAGACTTCCAAGCGGAAGCGCCGACTTCGCCAGTCAGCGGTGATAACCACGCCCGGCGAAGCAAAGAACATCAAGCGCCTTCTGCAGGCGTAAAGGAGAACCACCATGCCTCGCGTCAGATCGAACGTAGTGCGCTTGAAGCGCAAGAAGCAGGTCATGAAAGCCGCTCGCGGCGCCTTTGGCGCGCGCAGCAAGTTGTGGAAGGCGGCGAAGGAAAACGTCGAGCGTGGCTGGAAATACGCCTACCGCGACCGCAAGAACAAGAAGCGCGATTTCAGGAAGCTATGGATCGTCCGCATCAATGCGGCGGCTCACCAGCACGACATGAGCTACAGCGTATTCATGAATGGACTGAAGCGCGCCGGCGTCGAGATCGATCGAAAAGTGCTGGCGGATATCGCAGTCAATGATCCTGCTGCATTTGGCGCTCTAGCCGAAGCTGCCCGCGCTGCGTTGGCCGCGGCCTAGCCCGCTGTAAGTCATCAAAGGGCGGCCCGGGAACGAAGCAGCGCGACCTTCCGGGGCCGCCTTTTCACATTTCGCCATTCTCATCATCGCCGTCCACGTGAAGCTCCAGGAGTTCATCGCAAGAATCGCCGAAGTCGAGGCGCGGGCCGCTTCGCTCGTTGCAGCAGCGGCGTCCACGGCCGCGCTCGAGGCGGCGCGGCACAGCCTCGTCGGTCGGAAGAGTGGGGAGCTCACCGCTCTCATGAAGGAGCTGCCCGCCCTCTCCCCTGAGGAGCGTCGCGAGGCAGGCGCCGCGGTCAATCGAGCTAAATCCGCCATTGAAAACGCCCTCGATACGCGAGCGATCGATCTGATCAGCGCGAAGACCACAGGCTGCACGATCGATCTCACGATGCCCGCCCGTCGCCACTGGAAAGGAGCAAAGCACCCGGTGACGCTCGTCATCGAGGAGATTGAAGAAATCTTCCGGGAGCTCGGTTTCACGATCGCGCTCGGCCCCGAAGCGGAAACGGAATGGCACAATTTTGGTGCGCTCAATTTTCCGCCCGACCACCCGGCGATGGACATGCACGACACGCTGTACCTCGACGACGGGCTGCTGCTCCGCACGCACACGTCGCCGGTGCAGATCAGGACGCTTCAGAGTTACGAGCCGCCGATACGAATTCTTGCACCGGGCAACGTGTATCGCCGCGACTTCTTCGACGCGTCGCATGCGCCGGTCTTTGCGCAAATCGAAGGACTTGCCGTAGACGAGGGAGTGAGCTTCGTCGACCTGAAAGCGACGCTGACTCGTTTTGCGAATCGCTTTTTCGGAGCGACGCGCACACGGTTCCGCCCCAGCTACTTCCCGTTCACCGAGCCATCGGCCGAGATGGACGTCGAATGCACGCTGTGCAAAGGGTCCGGTTGCGCCGCATGCAAGCACACCGGCTGGTCCGAGATTCTCGGCTCCGGAATGGTCCACCCGTTGGTGCTCGAAGCCTCAGGCGTGGACAGCGAGCGCTACACGGGCTGGGCGTTCGGGATGGGACCGGGCCGGGCGGCAATGCAGCGCTATGGAGTTCCCGACATCCGCCTGCTTTATGATTCCGACATGAGATTCCTGGAACAGTTCGCGGAATGAACGCATCGTACGAGTGGCTGCGCGACTTCGTTCCCTTTGCGCTCAGCCCGGAAGAGCTTCGGGACCTTTTGACTTCGCGAGTCGCGACGGTCGACGACATCGTTCGTCTCCGCGCTGATCTCGACGAGATCGTCGTTGCCCGGGTGGTCGAAGTCGAGCGTCACCCCAACGCCGATCATCTCTGGGTTACGAAAGTCGATGCCGGGTCCGGCGAGCTTCGGGATGTCGTATGCGGAGCCCCCAACGTGACCGCGGGTGCGCTGTATCCTTTCGCTGCCGTTGGCTCGACGCTCCCGGGTGGACTCAAGCTCGAGAAGCGAAAGATCAGAGGAGTCGTATCGGAAGGCATGCTGTGCTCGGCGAGGGAGCTCGACCTCGGGACCGATCACGAAGGCATCATGGCGCTCGACGTGAACGTGAGCCCGGGGACGAAGTTCCTCGATGCCGTCGCCGTCGGTGACGTCCGGCTCGTGGTGGATGTACTGCCGAATCGTCCCGATCTCCTTTCGCACGAAGGATTGGCTCGCGAGATAGCGGCAGCCATCAGTGTCCCGTTGCGCGTGCCCGCGATTCCGGGTCATACCGATTCTCCTGGCCCAGCCGTCGGCAGGCAACCGCACGCGACTGTCATGGTTGAGGATGTCTCTGGATGCCCTCGCTACATGGCAGCCATCATCCGCGACGTAAAAATCGCGCCAAGCCCTTCGTGGCTTGCGGCGCGAGTGGAAGCAGTGGGTTCCCGCTCGATTAACAATGTCGTTGACGCAACGAATTACATGTTGCACGGATTCGGCCAGCCGATGCACGCCTTCGATCTTTCGCGGCTCGAAGGAAATCGGATCGTCGTTCGCCGCGCACGAAACGGTGAAAAGATCAGAACACTGGACGGCATCGAGCGCATCCTCGATCCCGAGATGACCGTCATCGCGGACGGCAGCAGCGCGCAGGCGATCGCGGGCGTAATCGGCGGAGAAGGCAGCGAGGTCACCGATGCGACAACGGACATTCTGCTCGAGGTTGCGTCGTTCGACGCGCGGCGAGTGCGTGCCACTCGCCGGAAGCTCGGCGTATCGAGCGATGCCAGCTATCGGTTCGAGCGGGGCGTCGACGCCCATGCGTGTTCCCGCCATCTCCGATACGCGATCGAGCTCATCACGGCGGTGGCCGGAGGCACGCTTGACGGCGACCCTGCGGATGTTTGCGCAACGCTTCCCATACCGCCCGTGATTCCGGTTCGCAGCCAGCGTATCGAGACACTGCTCGGTGAGGCGATCGATAGCGAAGAGATCGACCGGGAACTAACGTCGATCGGGTTCTCAGTCGCGACTGGCAAGCGCGACGATGGTATCTCAGTGACGCCACCGACATGGCGGAGCGACGTCGTCGCCGAGGTGGAGGTGATCGAGGAGGTCGCCCGCCTGCACGGATACGACAAGTTCTCCTCGGAGATCAGGCCGTTCCGACCAGGGAGCGTTCCAGATGCGCCGCTTCATCTTCTCTCGGCGCGTGTTCGGAATGCCTGTGTCGCGGCTGGACTGCTCGAGGTGCGCCCTCTCCCGTTCACCCGCAGCAACGACAAGCGCTCGCTGAAGGTCCGCAACCCACTGGCGGAGGACGAGGCATTTCTTCGACAGGACATTCTCGACACGCTCGCCCGGCGCGCGGAGCTCAACCTCGCGCATATGCAGCGCACGATTCGCCTCTTCGAGATTGGAGCGGTCTTTTTGAGTAACGAAGCGGGCAAGGGAGCGCTGCCCGACGAGCGAATTCATCTCGCGATACTAGTGCTGGGAGATCGACGTCCTCCGCACTTCACCGAGCCGCGTCCGCCCCACTACGACGAGTGGGATGCGAAAGGAATTGCCGAATCGCTCGGCGGGGCTGTGTTTCCCGGTCATGTGATATCGTGCGTGCCGGCGGAAGGCGACGCCCTTTGGACCATCACCGCAGCCGACGTGAAGGTCGGCATTGTTCGGCCCGTGCCTCTCGATGCACCTGCCTGGGCGGCTCCGGCATTCGGAATTGAAATCGACCTCGAGGCACTTTCCGCTTGGCCTGGCCGGATGTATTCGGCGTCTCCAGGCGCGGCTGATCGGCGCTCGGATGGGACCGTCGGCAAACGATCCGGCGACGCGGGTGCACGCGCTGCGCCAGCCGTATCTGCCCCCGCGCGTTTTTACACGCCGATTCCAGCCATGCCAGCGATGGATGTGGACATCGCCCTCATCGTTCCGGATCGGATCGATGCGGGGCAGGTGGAGCGTGTCATCCGCGAGGCGGCGGGAGAGCTACTCGAGCGGCTGGCGCTGTTCGACGAGTTCCGCGGCGCGGGGGTACCGGAGGGGTCGCGTAGTCTCGCCTGGCGATTGACGTTCAGACATCCGGAGCGCACACTACGCGAGCGCGAGATTCAGGGAAGAACGGAAAGGATCGTGAAAGCTCTAGAGGGAGAACTTGGCGTCAGACAGCGAACTGCCTGAATCGGAGGCCGCATTCGCGGACCTCGAAAAACTCGTCCATCATCTGGGCGATGAGCTGGCGTCTTTCCGAAGGCGCGCGCTGCAGGCCGAGGCGAGGGTGAAAGCGCTCGAGGCGTCGCCTGGAGCGACCCGTACCAGCCCGGAGCGAATCGAAAAGCTCGAGCGCGAGAATGCCAGCCTGAAGATGCGGCTCGAGACGGCCCGCGGACGCACCCGGCAGATGCTCGAGCGGGTTCGCTTTCTTCGCCAGCAGCACGAGACCGCCGCCCGATGACCTCCCGAAAGAATGTCGTGAAGGTCACGATACTTGGCGGCGAGTACACTCTCCGCACCGAGACCTCACCGGAGCACGCGCGTGCGGTAGCGGCTTATGTCGACGACACAATCTCAGAGACGATGCAAGGCAGCCAGATGGTCGAGAGCCACAAGGCGGCAATTCTTGCCGCTCTCCGCATCGCCGGCGAGCTTTTCGAGGCGCGGGATGAGGCGGCCCGCCTTACCACGTCGCTGCGCGAGCTGAGTGACGAAATCCGCCCCTGGCTCCCCCCCGCCAAGCGGCACGATTAATTTACCCCCAAGACACGCGACGACTTTTCGGCGCGATTAGGGGCCGCCTGTGGCGCTGCCGCGGGCCTACATAGATCAAGATGACTCAAACAGCGTGGCTTGCCGCGGCTGGCCTCATTCTTTTTGTGGTAGCCTGCGCGGCTTTTTTCTTTGTAGGGCGACGGTTAGGAAAAAAAGGCGAGACGGCCCGACAGGCAGACGCCAGATCCGGCGCTGAGCAGTCGGCGAAGCGCATCCTCGATGAGGCCGCCAGGGAGGCGGAATCGCTGCTCAAGACGGCAGTCCTCACCGGAAAGGAAGAGCTCATAGGGCTGCGCGAGGAATGGGAGCAGGAAGCCCGCAAGCGACGTGAGGAGATCGAGCGCGAGGAGCGCCGTGTCCAGGAACGGGAGTCGCTCCTCAACCGCAAGTACGAGCTCCTCGAGCAACGCGAGAAGGATGGCGCCAAGCAGGCCTCGGCGCTGACCGCGCGTCAGGAGGCAATGGCGGCACGCGAGCAAGAGCTCACCAGGCTCGTCGGTGAAGAGCGACGCCGGCTCGAGCAGCTTGCCGGCCTTACGGCTCAGGAAGCGAAAGCGGAGCTCATCCAACGTCTAGAGGACGAGGCGCAAGCTGATGCTGCGAACAGACTTCGCGACATTCGCGATACCGCGAAACGGAACGCCGACAGAGAGGCAAAAAAGATCATTGCCCTCGCAATTCAGCGCATTGCGGCCGAGCAGACCGCCGAGACGACGGTTTCCGCTGTGTCACTGCCAAATGACGAGATGAAAGGCCGCATCATCGGCCGGGAAGGCCGGAACATCCGCGCGTTCGAGCTCATAACGGGTGTCGACGTGATCATCGACGATACGCCTGACACAGTCGTCGTTTCCTGCTTCGACCCGGTGCGCCGCGAGGTCGCCCGGCTCTCACTCGAAAAGCTCGTTGCCGACGGCCGCATCCATCCTGGCCGAATCGAAGAGGTGGTCAGCAAGTCGCGCCAGGAGGTCGACGCGTCGATCATTGATACTGGAGAACGCGCCGCATACGCGAGCGGAGTTCACGGTCTCCATCCGGAGCTCATCAAGCTGATTGGACGAATGCGCTGGAGAACGAGCTACGGCCAGAATATTCTGTCGCATTCGCAGGAGGTTGCCTGGCTGGCCGGAATAATGGCCGCCGAGCTGGGCCTCGACGTCCCGATGGCGCGCCGCGGCGCACTCCTCCATGACATGGGGAAGGTGCTCACGCACGAGCACGAGGGCACACACGTGCAGCTGGGCGTCGAGATGGCGACTCGCTATGGCGAGCATCCTCTTGTCGTGAACTGCATCGCCGCTCACCATGACGATGTGCCGCATGAGAGCGAGATCTCCGTACTCGTTCAGGCGGCCGACGCAATCTCGGGCTCTCGGCCCGGCGCGCGCCGCGAAGCGTTCGAGACCTACGTGAAGCGTCTCGAGGGACTGGAGAGAATT contains:
- a CDS encoding 3'-5' exonuclease: MELTRVGTARANETARGIGTRMESTILAERAAHFLESGPADPVALISHVCNLPGAPLIVAEHMAQAIFSGRPEFVRDDVGRWLLHAPAPAYTVEIDMSDVDFDTALARARRPDPDVLSGLSYVVVDVETTGTRHYAGDRITEIAAVVVRDGRVTEVFETLVNPQRSIPPFVTQLTNITWEMVKDAPTFRKVESQLLDVMAGHVFVAHNANFDWRFISSEVRRASGRELIGRRLCTVKLARRLLPQLPRRSLDYIAGYYGVEITARHRAGGDAIATAHCLLRLLSDAADRGCLTWSDLDFMIGFRARARRARRRRSAMPGPANTDMTA
- a CDS encoding arginine deiminase family protein, whose amino-acid sequence is MAVHVTSEIGRLKSVLVHPPGAELYAVTPSTREDYLYDDIMDVPAAQREHRRFVAILERFAEVHYVHDLLTEVLSDADVKQLLIRDTLDILPSVPLARELEEMAPADLARALIEGREEAPGPLASALNEGGYALPPLPNLFFTRDVAVGLNEHIMIGSMRYSIRWTEALVMKAIFTHNPRLQNKGIVYDGSMEHRLNYTLEGGDVHPIRRNTLMIGFSERSSPAAIDQLASVLFANTDIEDLIIVVMPGEDIAIHLDMIFTQVDRQLCVVHPPHFIGPGRLPILLWKKGASSMREMPSVFSALAECGVPMEPVLCGGERRMMQEREQWSSGCNFVAVRPGLVLSYARNELTHREMEKAGFDIINAGDFLSGERAISEESRAVITFDGGELVRGGGGARCMTCPLVRDEPWS
- the rsmA gene encoding 16S rRNA (adenine(1518)-N(6)/adenine(1519)-N(6))-dimethyltransferase RsmA, with amino-acid sequence MPRKRGFPPVLKRFGQHFLNDRDALTAIADAAQLDKSDVVVEIGPGRGALTDLLLERAGRVIAVEIDRELVDRLRKSHEGVSRLTVIEGDILSLRYEDIVGQPFSVVGNVPYYITTPILFGLLQPPLPVRAVLLVQEEVAERIVAAPDSRAYGALSVNVQAVARAEIVRSVPASAFTPPPKVESSVMRFTPLETPLVPLDELVEFRTFVQAAFGMRRKQLANILRSVRSLSLDEATAVLEGHGVDPRARPETLSPSQLAVLMRASRS
- a CDS encoding GAF domain-containing SpoIIE family protein phosphatase, with product MRELETVLVAFRDITQCEAAVWRAPEGDVDALVPVARSGPRLERPDKVPVGKDASPIASNDGKMLVAQVPGIKRTWLAVAPCEPGGEPEEKHLRLLLPFVVQVLRGAQEVDHAALELAERYEEINLLYTIGEILGRTVTLEEAATTILTEISETVGARHASILVHDPTTDTLHVVAAIGHGSQGGPPIAVNDPVCVSARVFRTQHPLTVDEGEMVCDAERPYRRGQMLSVPIMWTTPSGGEPLGVVNLSDRRSHQPYSAGDQKLVAAIATQIGTAIQNARLVRASLEQQRLLQEMNLAHDLQMKLLPNPAIVAPEAKVAARVVPAESVGGDFYHLFRIPGGRTGVMIGDVSGHGYRAALIMALAMSAAAIHAQNAADPGEMLSMLLGTLREELATTEMFISMFFGVLEKKSSTLRYSNTGHPHAFIFGSSGPPRRLHAHGPPLGMTDEAPGANAEPWRKGEDLLVLFTDGIIDVINPAGDRLGEQKVLDVVSESRALHPDEILRRVFDMLGEYTGGAPSADDLTLLVLRS
- a CDS encoding ATP-binding protein gives rise to the protein MAKPRVALDVEIPSDVKYIEQVVELATRQCRELHLPPHKCSLNVPVALSEALSNAILRGNANGQGKVRIRAVIRDDAVVFDITDEGADFDIDAMRVEPTPETILREEGRGLFLMHRLMDRVEHSYDRGNKIRLTLRRK
- a CDS encoding redox-sensing transcriptional repressor Rex; the protein is MKRIAESTIRRLSLYLSFLDEIEARGVRTTSSDDLAKLGGTTSAQVRKDLSFFGSFGKRGLGYSVPELSSRLRKILGLGRQWRVCIIGAGKIGAALARYAGFAERGFIVSGVYDSDPSKIGTRWGSVTVRDEAQLERDIVAHNFQIAVLAVPAEVAQKLVDRAVKAGIKGILSFAPVQLNVPDDVALRTVNMAMELEGLTFALTNKGD